Proteins from a single region of Vibrio sp. DW001:
- a CDS encoding thioredoxin domain-containing protein, translating to MLNKLARLFLLVTFTLFVAACSDSNTPQIGKQYSALPNDLSEFNLSPITEVFSLTCGHCRNMEASIPEIESLTKQKVGKVHVTFNESAQVSAMLYYAAVMQVEGQPEHELVAALFEVVQQQEGTMEQKQARIEEVFASRGLVSPYRFDSSHVAELEQHMTFADDVSKKADINSVPSFIIKGKYLLITEGHDDIKDLAATINYLLSKSE from the coding sequence ATGCTAAACAAACTCGCTCGACTGTTTCTATTGGTGACCTTCACCCTTTTTGTTGCTGCCTGCAGCGACTCAAATACACCTCAAATTGGTAAACAGTACAGCGCACTGCCAAACGACTTATCCGAATTTAACTTATCCCCTATTACTGAGGTCTTTTCTTTAACCTGTGGCCATTGTCGAAATATGGAAGCCTCCATACCAGAAATCGAATCACTCACCAAACAGAAAGTCGGAAAGGTTCACGTTACATTCAATGAAAGCGCTCAGGTTAGTGCCATGCTTTATTATGCTGCTGTAATGCAAGTGGAGGGTCAGCCAGAGCACGAATTGGTTGCCGCACTATTTGAAGTAGTACAGCAACAAGAAGGTACGATGGAACAAAAGCAAGCAAGAATCGAGGAAGTATTTGCCTCTCGCGGTTTAGTGAGTCCTTATCGATTCGATAGCTCTCACGTGGCTGAGCTAGAACAACATATGACATTTGCTGACGACGTTTCTAAAAAGGCGGATATTAACTCTGTACCAAGCTTTATCATAAAGGGTAAATATTTGCTTATCACAGAAGGTCATGACGACATAAAAGACCTTGCAGCCACCATTAACTACCTACTTTCGAAATCAGAATAA
- a CDS encoding OmpA family protein produces the protein MRLIVSLVMVVLSGCGTMSEFYMLDTAPQNSSQLRHPEWAESTSTSRNQNADQSSYGQRENDDMSSVARFLSLQGIQYEVVSGGHTMIKLKQNINFKTGSASLSPVSQDWLSKLGVFLSGYSNVDIVIDGHTDNTGKLSNNERLSQKRASEVKSQLLRSDLHSNNIFTRGYGEYMPACNNGTSTGKACNRRVELTLIVANK, from the coding sequence ATGAGACTGATAGTCAGCTTGGTAATGGTCGTACTTAGTGGATGTGGAACGATGAGTGAGTTCTATATGCTGGATACGGCTCCACAGAATAGCTCCCAATTACGTCACCCAGAATGGGCAGAAAGCACATCTACTTCGCGTAATCAAAATGCGGATCAAAGTTCTTATGGGCAAAGAGAAAATGATGATATGAGTTCTGTGGCAAGATTTTTGTCTCTGCAAGGCATTCAGTATGAAGTGGTGTCTGGTGGCCATACCATGATCAAACTGAAGCAAAATATTAACTTTAAAACTGGATCTGCCTCATTATCCCCTGTGTCTCAAGATTGGCTGTCCAAACTTGGTGTGTTCTTATCAGGTTATTCAAATGTAGATATCGTCATAGACGGCCATACAGATAACACAGGTAAATTGTCAAATAATGAACGGTTATCTCAAAAAAGGGCGTCAGAGGTAAAGTCACAGTTGCTGCGTAGCGACCTACATTCAAATAATATATTTACTCGTGGTTATGGGGAATATATGCCAGCTTGCAATAATGGCACATCGACAGGTAAAGCATGTAATCGTCGAGTTGAGTTGACGTTGATAGTCGCAAATAAATAA
- a CDS encoding CreA family protein, whose product MKKVLLAVGISTLLIGCSDNEVGDVSLGIFTMKDIKLDHMADPVVTGVTCHIASIEADFSLSDPSDSSISCRQTGDITSEMIAEIDKSKSGEVVLKKSKSIFFKNMKIRRIYDGKNQTLMYLSYSTKETSGSFKHSLSTVPLWGTAAYVTPVLDSKAQ is encoded by the coding sequence ATGAAGAAAGTACTCTTAGCGGTAGGGATATCAACCTTACTGATCGGCTGTTCAGACAACGAAGTTGGTGATGTGTCACTTGGTATTTTTACTATGAAAGATATCAAACTAGACCATATGGCGGATCCTGTGGTTACGGGTGTGACCTGCCATATTGCTTCTATTGAAGCCGACTTCAGCTTATCCGACCCAAGTGATAGCTCTATATCTTGTCGTCAAACAGGAGATATCACCTCAGAGATGATCGCCGAAATAGACAAAAGTAAATCTGGTGAAGTCGTTTTAAAGAAATCCAAAAGCATATTCTTTAAAAACATGAAAATCAGACGTATCTATGATGGAAAGAACCAAACCTTAATGTATCTCTCATACTCGACCAAAGAAACATCAGGCAGCTTCAAACATAGCCTTTCTACTGTTCCGCTCTGGGGAACAGCGGCTTATGTCACACCGGTACTCGATTCGAAAGCTCAATAG
- a CDS encoding putative phage tail protein, with the protein MGHSVEQWTNSIMAQMPRGILWQRSASLDLHKYAAGYAPRLESVEVSADSLLLEMRPETTQQLLDEWEEYLGLPECQVQNQTFESRRAAVVEKYHRKGGLQAWNIDKLGADLGFDIEVEEIFPHHCLRGCTYPLYEEKYRHLLRIRVKGITQAYATCLDDCLTPLVSQTAAILECTLNQFKLGGKYYEFIYEESV; encoded by the coding sequence ATGGGCCACTCTGTAGAGCAATGGACAAACTCAATCATGGCGCAAATGCCACGAGGTATCTTGTGGCAGCGTTCAGCATCTCTAGACCTTCATAAATACGCGGCAGGCTATGCACCAAGGCTTGAATCGGTAGAAGTTAGCGCAGACAGTTTACTGTTAGAAATGCGCCCTGAAACCACTCAGCAATTACTAGACGAATGGGAAGAGTATCTAGGGCTTCCAGAGTGCCAAGTTCAAAACCAAACGTTTGAATCACGCCGTGCAGCTGTGGTTGAAAAGTATCACCGTAAAGGTGGTTTACAAGCATGGAACATCGACAAGCTTGGTGCTGATTTAGGGTTTGATATCGAGGTTGAAGAAATCTTCCCTCACCACTGTTTACGTGGTTGTACTTATCCGCTTTATGAAGAGAAGTACCGCCACTTATTACGTATTCGCGTCAAAGGCATTACACAAGCTTACGCAACGTGCCTAGACGATTGTTTAACCCCGTTAGTATCTCAAACCGCCGCTATTCTGGAATGTACGCTAAACCAGTTCAAGTTGGGCGGTAAGTACTATGAATTCATCTATGAGGAGAGCGTGTAA
- a CDS encoding baseplate J/gp47 family protein produces the protein MPFNVPTLRQLIENGLIDIEASLDEVLPKFGIEQALNSSVSGSVRDLYDYQSWIVRQIIPSTESEDQTIIDAARYEGVIQKLATNAAGPVTFTGSVPIPVGTVMTHSDGRLYRVTLSNAPDSGSVLVEVEAEESGAAGNLAAGETLTLVSTVPGIQPNGVTGEISGGAEIESVAEVLERLLFRKRNPPMGGAVHDYVAWCREVAGVTRAWAIDAYQGGSTVGYAFVFDGRTDILPNVTDQQAMSDYIYRHKDPATGSDVGRPGGIEPVPILLTLKVTDLDINITPDNTELRASVQTSINSYFKTLSPASTLLVSAVRTAIGSVPGIEDYSLDLNADVPAASNELHELGVITWATL, from the coding sequence GTGCCGTTTAACGTTCCTACGCTACGCCAGCTTATTGAAAACGGTTTAATCGATATTGAAGCCTCGTTAGATGAGGTTTTACCTAAGTTTGGCATTGAGCAAGCGCTTAACTCTTCTGTGAGTGGCAGCGTTCGTGATCTCTACGATTACCAATCTTGGATTGTGCGTCAAATCATCCCTTCTACTGAATCTGAAGACCAGACCATCATCGATGCAGCGCGCTATGAAGGCGTGATTCAAAAGCTTGCAACGAATGCCGCTGGCCCCGTTACTTTTACAGGTAGTGTGCCTATTCCCGTTGGTACTGTGATGACGCATTCTGATGGCCGCTTATATCGAGTGACGCTATCTAATGCGCCAGACAGTGGCAGCGTTTTAGTGGAAGTAGAAGCGGAAGAATCAGGCGCAGCGGGTAATCTCGCGGCAGGTGAAACGCTGACATTGGTCTCAACCGTACCAGGCATTCAACCTAATGGTGTGACGGGTGAAATTTCAGGTGGTGCGGAAATAGAATCCGTTGCTGAAGTGCTTGAGCGTTTACTGTTTCGTAAGCGTAACCCACCAATGGGCGGCGCGGTGCATGACTACGTGGCATGGTGCCGTGAAGTGGCAGGGGTTACTCGTGCTTGGGCTATCGATGCCTATCAAGGCGGCTCAACGGTTGGTTATGCGTTTGTCTTCGATGGCCGTACCGATATTCTGCCTAATGTCACCGACCAACAAGCGATGTCTGATTATATTTATCGCCATAAAGACCCAGCAACAGGTAGTGACGTTGGTCGTCCTGGTGGCATCGAGCCAGTGCCGATTTTGTTAACGCTGAAAGTGACGGATTTAGACATCAATATCACCCCAGATAACACAGAGCTTCGCGCCAGTGTGCAGACCAGTATCAACAGCTATTTTAAAACGCTAAGCCCTGCTAGTACCTTGCTTGTAAGTGCTGTGCGCACCGCTATTGGTTCAGTACCAGGTATTGAAGACTATTCGCTAGATCTTAATGCTGACGTTCCTGCTGCATCGAATGAGTTACATGAGCTTGGAGTGATCACATGGGCCACTCTGTAG
- a CDS encoding phage GP46 family protein produces MSVSIVFDMMKNTGIIIEGGSVADVTVSALVLISLFTDARADTSDRLPDDSNDFRGWPGDTFYDAPWGSKLWLLYREKLTTDVRNRAVKYAEDALAWMLVDSGDGQMAKSVSVVGSIPRFQTLALSINITKPDNEVISLTVMKRWEAQRAV; encoded by the coding sequence ATGAGCGTGAGCATCGTGTTCGACATGATGAAAAACACAGGAATCATTATCGAGGGCGGAAGTGTCGCAGATGTCACAGTTTCAGCCCTCGTTTTGATCTCGTTGTTTACCGATGCACGCGCCGATACTTCAGACCGCTTACCCGACGATTCAAACGACTTTAGAGGCTGGCCTGGTGACACGTTTTACGATGCACCATGGGGCTCTAAACTTTGGCTGCTTTACCGTGAAAAACTGACTACCGATGTGCGCAACCGTGCGGTGAAATACGCAGAGGATGCACTGGCTTGGATGTTGGTTGATAGCGGTGATGGCCAGATGGCAAAAAGCGTGTCTGTAGTTGGCTCTATTCCTCGTTTTCAAACCCTTGCCTTGTCTATCAATATCACCAAACCAGACAACGAAGTCATCTCACTGACCGTTATGAAACGATGGGAGGCGCAACGTGCCGTTTAA
- a CDS encoding phage baseplate assembly protein V → MVTQRYIERLLAPIKRRITGAITRAVVSGVVEDLQRQNLQLKMHADESVDDIERFQNYGCSSFPPIGSEAILAAIGGNLGNLVAVAVEDKKYRPKGESGDVFLYHLEGHKIRLTKDGKVVVTATDVIFEASNSFTIISPETLIQGPLHVTGGISTDLGIFATGGITSASVVSGLDFTAGGFSYLGHFHKDAENRNTSVPVG, encoded by the coding sequence ATGGTAACTCAGCGTTATATTGAGCGATTGCTTGCCCCTATTAAACGCCGCATTACAGGTGCCATTACTCGCGCGGTGGTATCTGGTGTGGTTGAAGATTTACAGCGCCAAAACTTACAGCTTAAGATGCACGCGGATGAATCTGTTGATGACATCGAGCGCTTTCAAAACTACGGTTGCAGTTCGTTCCCACCTATAGGCTCTGAAGCTATTCTTGCGGCTATCGGTGGCAACCTAGGTAACTTGGTTGCTGTGGCCGTCGAAGATAAAAAATATCGTCCAAAGGGTGAAAGCGGTGACGTTTTCCTCTACCATTTGGAAGGTCATAAAATCCGCTTAACCAAAGATGGCAAGGTGGTTGTTACAGCAACCGACGTTATTTTTGAAGCCTCTAATTCCTTCACTATTATTTCCCCTGAAACATTGATTCAAGGCCCTTTGCATGTGACAGGTGGGATATCTACAGACCTTGGTATTTTTGCTACTGGCGGCATTACTTCTGCCAGCGTTGTTAGCGGTTTAGATTTTACCGCAGGCGGCTTTAGCTACCTTGGCCACTTCCACAAAGATGCAGAGAACAGGAATACTTCAGTACCAGTGGGTTAA
- a CDS encoding phage baseplate assembly protein: MTTQLDEIVLKAGGNVYGGWTKVSVTRSINAMSGSFDLELTWKWQGSDDKYKAFMEPIQQGQPCVIEIGGERVITGYVDDWVPSYDANQVMISVSGRDKTSDLVDCSIDYPSGQFKNQTLTQIANVVCKPFGIKVIVNTDVGAAFPRIQIEQGETPHELLARLARQRGVLLTSDTFGNLVIVRRSTERAGVSLILGENVKAARGRFSWRQRFSSFTVKAVGPSFERWDGAEPSNVVGIKAEVKDADINRYRPMIIINEEITTAEGAAKRGQWERQRSIATSNGAEYTVTGWRIPQTGKLWNFNTIVPVQDEIVGLDEEMLIASIMFSEDDSGRLAVVSVVKPEAFDIPAEIEQQTKVGIG; the protein is encoded by the coding sequence ATGACAACGCAGTTAGATGAAATTGTATTGAAAGCTGGCGGTAATGTTTACGGTGGCTGGACTAAGGTCAGCGTGACTCGCTCAATCAATGCGATGTCTGGTTCATTTGATTTAGAACTGACTTGGAAGTGGCAAGGCTCTGACGATAAATACAAAGCCTTCATGGAGCCGATTCAGCAAGGTCAGCCTTGTGTGATTGAAATTGGTGGTGAGCGCGTGATTACAGGCTATGTGGATGATTGGGTGCCTAGCTACGATGCAAACCAGGTGATGATATCGGTGAGTGGCCGAGACAAAACCTCTGACCTAGTGGATTGCTCGATTGACTACCCTTCAGGGCAGTTCAAGAATCAAACGTTAACTCAGATTGCTAACGTGGTGTGTAAGCCTTTCGGTATCAAAGTGATCGTGAATACCGATGTGGGCGCGGCGTTCCCTCGTATTCAAATCGAGCAAGGTGAAACGCCGCATGAGCTGCTTGCTCGTCTAGCGCGTCAGCGTGGTGTGCTGCTAACCAGTGACACGTTTGGCAATCTTGTGATCGTGCGTAGAAGTACAGAGCGTGCGGGTGTGTCTTTAATTCTTGGTGAGAATGTGAAAGCTGCGCGTGGGCGCTTCAGCTGGCGTCAGCGTTTTAGTAGCTTTACGGTTAAGGCTGTCGGGCCTTCGTTTGAACGCTGGGATGGCGCTGAACCTTCTAATGTTGTTGGAATCAAAGCCGAAGTTAAAGATGCAGATATTAACCGCTATCGTCCAATGATTATTATCAACGAAGAAATCACCACTGCGGAAGGTGCAGCCAAGCGCGGCCAGTGGGAGCGCCAGCGTAGCATTGCTACCTCTAATGGCGCTGAGTACACGGTGACAGGGTGGCGAATTCCTCAAACGGGCAAGCTATGGAACTTCAATACGATAGTGCCAGTTCAAGATGAGATTGTAGGTTTGGATGAAGAGATGCTGATTGCCTCGATCATGTTTAGCGAAGATGATTCAGGTCGTCTGGCTGTGGTGAGTGTGGTGAAACCAGAAGCATTTGACATCCCTGCTGAAATTGAACAGCAAACGAAAGTAGGTATTGGATAA
- a CDS encoding DNA circularization N-terminal domain-containing protein — protein sequence MAFEDRLTASIRGVEFFLDDASGDFGRRAIPHAYPKREQGYTEDNGKVLQQEMINGRTVGDGYFEKLQQIIEAINTPGPCELIHPWFGVRKVQVGKGSFKLVNKTDGLATFSFEVFEQGENLFPNSKRDTASQVQGESTKSQDAANDAFEKEFDETATEGVGDMVDQFLDDLDEFTRGLPSLPSELREWTDRLMRTKDSIGNLLAYPGELARETMGLLEDVKGVVTDPIRALDVYQNVQNRWDGMRAELAVTGGLSRNIDSADGFASSVPSVANPVKQQAVLNNADAYKRLIMNSTTVSKASAMGDADIGVDLIDTDESINSLSGADRKAVLTGEQYKKIGYDIANELAELSANAVELGDSAVWRQFRVLRQAVLADTRARAELLPQLSIYTPTSTVPVSLVAWQENGDTETRQSIVRRNGLSNPSFILPSDSIEVISS from the coding sequence ATGGCATTTGAAGATCGTTTAACCGCCTCTATTCGTGGTGTTGAATTTTTCCTAGATGATGCAAGTGGTGACTTTGGTCGCCGTGCTATCCCTCATGCTTACCCTAAGCGTGAACAAGGCTATACCGAAGATAACGGTAAAGTGCTTCAACAAGAAATGATTAATGGCCGCACTGTGGGTGATGGCTACTTTGAGAAGCTACAGCAAATCATTGAAGCGATTAATACACCAGGGCCATGTGAACTGATTCACCCTTGGTTTGGCGTTCGTAAAGTTCAGGTTGGTAAAGGCAGCTTTAAGTTAGTCAATAAAACAGACGGCTTAGCCACGTTTAGCTTTGAGGTGTTTGAGCAAGGTGAAAACCTATTCCCGAATTCAAAGCGCGATACCGCAAGCCAGGTGCAAGGTGAATCAACCAAGTCACAAGATGCGGCTAATGATGCCTTTGAAAAAGAATTTGATGAGACGGCCACGGAAGGTGTGGGCGATATGGTTGATCAGTTCTTAGATGACTTAGATGAATTCACTCGTGGTTTGCCATCACTACCTAGTGAGCTACGTGAGTGGACAGATCGCCTTATGCGCACCAAAGATTCCATTGGCAACCTATTGGCCTACCCTGGTGAGTTAGCGCGTGAAACTATGGGCCTGTTGGAAGACGTGAAAGGCGTGGTCACTGACCCTATTCGCGCCCTCGATGTTTACCAGAACGTGCAAAACCGTTGGGATGGTATGCGTGCTGAACTGGCTGTGACTGGTGGTTTAAGCCGTAACATCGATAGTGCTGATGGCTTCGCAAGTTCGGTGCCTAGCGTGGCTAACCCAGTGAAGCAACAAGCCGTGCTAAATAATGCCGATGCGTACAAGCGTTTGATTATGAATTCCACGACGGTTTCTAAGGCTTCAGCAATGGGTGATGCCGATATTGGTGTTGATTTGATTGATACCGATGAGTCGATTAATAGTCTTTCAGGTGCTGACCGTAAAGCCGTATTAACAGGTGAGCAGTACAAGAAGATTGGGTATGACATTGCCAATGAGTTAGCGGAGCTTTCTGCGAATGCCGTTGAGCTTGGTGACTCTGCGGTGTGGCGTCAGTTTCGGGTGCTGCGTCAAGCGGTTTTGGCGGATACTAGAGCAAGAGCCGAGCTTTTGCCTCAGTTAAGTATTTATACGCCCACCAGTACGGTGCCTGTTTCTTTGGTGGCATGGCAAGAGAACGGCGACACTGAAACGCGCCAGAGCATAGTGCGTCGTAATGGTCTGTCTAATCCATCTTTTATCTTGCCTTCAGATTCCATTGAGGTGATTAGCTCATGA
- a CDS encoding phage tail tape measure protein — MAQKLETDIVLNLAGNLAAKARQYGNSMGEFAKKNQKAMTLVKTSTAAAGRGIDALGNRYVGMAATFATGATVRNVAAFDAQMVRIGTNAKLSSDQVDVLTQSIEDFSTQADIRIDTTTLATGVDTLLGKTGDLEFVMDNLENMGVFMQAFGADAESTGALFAQFREKGIRDSEAVMKTIDELYGQFAIGSVSVKDLAGISEQLFATYQAKGPEAITQMSALVQLFAKAKGNANESLTSIQAVFATFSDKKKVEFLDKQGIAVFKEGTKELREPVELLLEVLDAAKNDPLKLGDVFDQTSLQGLSSIYSQENKDLLLQMTSGTGELGATQEAAAKNAATLNSAMTSLNNSFNKFANQRLAEPIQELADAINSVDDETIQNWLKWGETALWVVGGLVAAKKGLDIAASVKTVFGKGGVPGAGGKGGFQDLGAMPVFVVNMPGGGMSGLGGDLPDGKSPKGGKPSKSRFMSLSNLAAATTVGYGLSIIPDFSPINVRRQSEVDRSQLPEGFPVSAGLMDVVDDFKSWFSSSSSNEGTVNNPYLSSNTGGNINVDVSVSDDRITTKVTSSSPTIQIDPDTGAN; from the coding sequence ATGGCACAGAAACTTGAAACCGATATTGTCTTAAACCTTGCAGGCAACCTAGCGGCTAAGGCGCGTCAGTATGGTAATTCGATGGGTGAGTTCGCCAAGAAAAACCAAAAAGCCATGACACTCGTTAAAACCTCGACCGCCGCAGCTGGTCGGGGTATCGACGCTTTAGGTAATCGCTATGTTGGTATGGCGGCAACCTTTGCTACAGGCGCTACGGTTCGTAATGTAGCAGCGTTTGATGCTCAGATGGTTCGTATTGGCACCAATGCCAAGCTGTCTAGCGACCAAGTGGATGTACTAACCCAATCCATTGAAGACTTTTCTACTCAAGCTGATATTCGTATCGATACAACGACTCTCGCGACAGGCGTTGATACCTTACTTGGCAAGACAGGTGATCTTGAATTCGTAATGGACAACCTAGAGAACATGGGTGTGTTCATGCAAGCCTTTGGCGCTGATGCTGAATCGACAGGTGCGTTGTTTGCTCAGTTCCGAGAGAAAGGCATTCGTGATTCAGAAGCTGTAATGAAAACCATTGATGAACTGTACGGCCAGTTCGCCATTGGTAGTGTGAGCGTTAAGGATTTGGCAGGGATATCAGAGCAGCTTTTTGCTACCTATCAAGCCAAAGGCCCTGAAGCGATTACACAAATGTCTGCCCTTGTTCAGTTGTTTGCAAAGGCAAAAGGTAACGCCAACGAATCACTAACCTCTATTCAAGCCGTGTTCGCCACTTTCTCAGACAAAAAGAAAGTTGAGTTTCTAGACAAACAAGGCATCGCTGTATTTAAAGAAGGCACTAAAGAATTGCGAGAGCCAGTAGAACTACTGCTTGAAGTGTTAGATGCGGCAAAAAATGACCCGCTAAAGTTGGGCGATGTATTCGACCAGACTTCATTGCAAGGTCTGTCTTCTATTTATTCTCAAGAGAACAAAGACCTTCTTCTACAAATGACTTCAGGTACTGGTGAGCTAGGTGCAACGCAAGAAGCGGCTGCTAAGAATGCCGCCACGTTAAATAGTGCAATGACCTCTCTGAATAACTCATTCAATAAATTTGCCAATCAAAGGCTGGCTGAACCAATTCAAGAACTCGCTGATGCTATTAACAGTGTTGATGATGAAACCATTCAAAACTGGTTGAAGTGGGGTGAGACTGCACTATGGGTTGTCGGTGGTTTGGTTGCGGCTAAAAAAGGATTAGACATTGCTGCTTCGGTTAAGACCGTATTTGGTAAAGGTGGCGTTCCTGGTGCAGGCGGTAAAGGTGGGTTTCAAGATTTAGGCGCGATGCCTGTGTTTGTTGTAAACATGCCAGGTGGTGGCATGAGTGGTCTAGGTGGTGATCTTCCTGATGGGAAAAGCCCTAAAGGAGGTAAGCCATCTAAGTCTAGGTTTATGAGCCTTTCTAATTTAGCAGCTGCGACCACTGTAGGTTATGGACTTTCTATCATTCCTGACTTCTCTCCTATTAATGTTCGTCGCCAATCTGAAGTTGATAGAAGTCAACTGCCTGAAGGTTTCCCTGTTTCGGCTGGATTGATGGATGTGGTAGACGACTTCAAAAGTTGGTTTTCGTCGAGTTCAAGTAATGAAGGGACGGTCAACAATCCATATTTGTCTTCAAACACGGGAGGAAATATAAACGTAGATGTTTCAGTCAGTGATGACCGAATCACAACAAAGGTCACTTCCTCTTCACCAACTATTCAAATCGACCCAGATACGGGCGCAAATTAA
- a CDS encoding phage tail assembly protein: MAIMTFALDHGFKVGEAVHHEVGLRELSSGDYIDAQLAAEKVIVNDGVAMAYTSDVLYGIELLVRQVEYIGSVQGPISIKELRKLHQDDFKLLQEKASELDELITKELENRGRS, translated from the coding sequence ATGGCTATCATGACCTTTGCATTGGATCATGGTTTCAAGGTGGGCGAAGCCGTCCACCATGAAGTTGGTCTAAGAGAGTTAAGCTCTGGTGATTACATCGATGCGCAGTTAGCGGCAGAGAAAGTGATCGTGAATGATGGCGTGGCCATGGCGTACACCTCTGATGTGCTTTATGGCATTGAGCTTCTTGTTCGTCAGGTTGAGTACATTGGCAGTGTTCAGGGGCCTATCTCTATCAAGGAGTTAAGAAAGCTGCACCAGGACGACTTTAAGCTGCTGCAAGAAAAAGCAAGTGAGCTTGATGAGCTGATTACCAAGGAGCTCGAAAACAGGGGGCGATCTTAA
- a CDS encoding phage tail tube protein, which yields MGQILGQVVVRANSKQLKTKKGSTLNPGGVTNTAHNGPKRIWGFSQDFVPSTLSVVIAADEDVDVVEINAMTNATLTYEGDNGVDYMITGASPQEPFVLSDSGEITGTFTGNPAEKV from the coding sequence ATGGGACAAATCCTTGGTCAAGTTGTTGTTCGTGCTAACAGCAAACAGCTTAAAACAAAGAAGGGTTCTACTTTGAACCCAGGTGGAGTAACAAATACGGCTCATAATGGGCCAAAGAGAATTTGGGGTTTCTCTCAAGACTTCGTTCCATCAACACTATCTGTAGTGATTGCGGCAGACGAAGATGTCGATGTTGTGGAGATTAATGCTATGACAAATGCCACCTTAACTTACGAAGGCGATAACGGTGTTGACTACATGATTACGGGTGCATCACCACAAGAGCCATTTGTGTTGAGTGATTCTGGTGAGATTACAGGTACGTTCACAGGAAACCCAGCGGAGAAAGTTTAA